From the Gemmatimonadales bacterium genome, the window CCTCGGGACGAGATCCAGAAAATCGAGCAGTACGGCTTCGACCCGGCGTGGTGCGTCACGGCCGGGGAATGCGTATCCGAGATGGGCGTCGGAGATGATGACGAGGGCGTCTCCCAGCACGGGCGGAAACATGCCGAGGACGGGATGAGCGGGCAAGCGGAGCGGATCGCGGTATCCGAGACCTTCGTGCGGGTGAACTACTCGGAAACCGATCAAATGGGTGTGGTCTACCACGCCCGCTATCTCGTGTGGCTCGATGTGGCGCGCTGCGAGCACCTCCGCCTCACCGGGCTCAGCTATCGCGAGCTCGAGGCGAGCGGGCTCCGGCTCGCGGTGGGCGATCTCGCGATCCGCTACCGCAACGCCGCGCACTACGACGATCGGATCCGCGTGCGCTGCTGGGTGCGCGACGTCGCGTCGCGCCGGATCGGATTCGGCTATGCGGTCGATCGCATCGACCAGCCGGCCGATGCCGGCCAGTTGCTCGCGACGGCCACCGTCACGCTCTTTCCCCTCGATCGGACGATGGCGCTCACTCGGCTGCCCGACGAGCTGGCCCGCCGGCTCACCGCTGTGCCTGATCCCGTGCGCGTCACGTGAGCGGTGCGGCGGCACGCGGCCGCGGGCGAGGTACGCTGCGCCATCTTGCCGCGGCCGCCCTCGCATTGCTCGGCTCGAGTAGCGCGGTGGCCGCGCCGCTCGGCGCGCAGTCGGCGAATTCTGGTCGGGCGGACAGGGTCGGGCAGCTCGCGGCGCTGCTCGCCGCGGAAGATGCGCGAGCATACGACGCGGCCCTCTTGAGCCGCGGGGTGCAAAGCCCCGCCCCGCTCGTGCGCCGGCACGCCGCGCTGGCCATCGGTCGGATCGGCGACAGGCGCGGCACGCACCTCCTCGTTCCGCTCCTCACCGATCCCGACACCGCGGTCGGCGCCGACGCGGCGTTCGCGCTCGGGCTGCTGCGGGACACGGCGGCGGTACCGGCGCTGGCCCGCCGCCTCTTCCGCGCGCCATTCCGCGATGCGGCCGAGTCGGCGGAGGCGGCGACGGCGATCGCCCGCATCGGCGGCGGCGACGCGGCTGCCGCGGTTGCCCGCTTGCTCAGCCGCACCCGGCCCGTGCCTCGCGCCGCCATCGCCGCGGCGCTCCTCGAGGCATGGCGCCTCGAGGAGGCCGCTCCGATCCCCCAGCTTCTCCGCTACTCGCGCTCGCCCTCGGATGCGTTGCGGTGGCGCGCCGTCTACTCACTCGCTCGGCTTCGCGCGCCCGCGGCGGCGCTCGACCTGGCGGCGGCGCTCGACGATCGCCTCGCACGCGTACGCGCGCTTGCCGCCCGCGCGCTTGTGCGGCGGTTCGTAACCGAATCGGGGCTCGACGCCGCCGACGTGAGCGCAAAGCTCGCGCGCCTTACTGCGGACGATGACCCCGGCGTCCGCATCCACGCCATGCTCGCGCTGGCCACGTACGCGGACTCGGGCTTCGGGCCGGTGGTCGCGCCGGGTCTCGACGACTCGTTTCCGAATGCGCGCGTCGCTGCCGCCACGGCCCTTGGCCGGCTCGGCGGCACGGTGGCGGTCCACGCCCTCGCGGCCGCAGCACACGATTCCGTGCAACCCTGGGCGGTGCGCCGTGAGGCTCTCCTCGCCCTCGCGCATTCGGACACGGCGGCATTCGCCGTGGCGGCGCGGGATTGGACTGCGAGCGGCGATTGGCGCGACCGCGCCGCCGCCGCCGAGGGCTGGGTCGAGTCCGGCGGCACCGCGCGTGCCGGTACCGGCGAACCCGCGTGGCTCCGCGATCCCGATTCGCGCGTCGTCGCCTGGGGACTGCAAGCCTGGACTGGCGCGGTGGAAGGTCCCGATCCTGTGCTCGTGGCCGTCGCGCGGCCGCGCCTTGCCGCCCCCGATGCCGCCGTGCGAAGCCTCGCCGCCGACGTCCTCGCCCGGGCAGCGGATCCGCGCGACGTCCCCGCGCTCATCGCCGCGTATCACGCGGCAAAACGTGACTCGTTTCCCGAGGCGGCACTTTCCGCGCTCAGTGCACTCGCTGCCATCGCGAAAACGTCCGACTCCGCGGCGGCAGCGCTCCGCGAGGGCTTCGTCGCGGACGTGCCGGGGCCGGAGAACTACCTCCTGCGCGCGTGGGCGGAGCGCAATTGGCCGGCGCTCGCCGAACGTTGGGGTCCCGCGCATCCGATCGCCACCGGACGCGATGCATCGGCCTACCAGTCCATCGTCCGCCGATTCATCGTGGGCGCGGCATCGAAACGCCTCCTCCGAGTTGCGTTCGAGACGGAGGAGCGCGGCACCTTCACCGTTGAGCTGCTCGGCGCGGACGCGCCGCTCACCGCCGCACACTTCCTCGAGCTGGTGGACGCGGGATTCTTCGACGGCAACCGCTGGCACCGCGTTGTCCCCGACTTCGTGATCCAGGACGGCGATCCCCGCGGCGACGGATGGGGCGGCCCGCCCGGCGCGATCCGAGACGAGATCAACCGCGTGCGCTACGACGGGCCGGTCCTCGGCATGGCGCTCTCCGGTCCCGACACCGGCAACAGCCAGTGGTTCGTCAACCTGAGCCCGCAGCCGCATCTGGACGGCAGCTACACCGTCTTCGGACGGGTGGTGGACGCCACCGCGTCGGCGCTCTACGACCTCACCCAGGGCGATCGAATCATCGCCGTCCGCCGCCTCCCATGAGCGGCGCTCGAATGCTTGTTTCGCCCCCGCGGCCCGGGTAGCTTCGCTCCGATCCGCGCCCGTGCGCACCCCGGACCCGAGCGATACTTGTTGACACCGAAACGTTTAGCTCTCTATCTTGGCCTATTCGCCATCATCGCGGGATGCCATTCGGCGCCGGGGCCGATCGTGCCGGAGTCGGCCGAGCCCGTGTCCGCCGAGCAGGTGGCGGCGTGGGTCCGCCCGACGGTACCCTCCGCGCCGCAACTGCTGCGCTTCAAGTGGCTGTTCCGCGATCAGCGCTCGAGTGCCGGCGGCCGCGGAAGCGCGCGGGTGGAGCCGCCGGATTCGCTGCGGTTCGACGTCGCCGGCCCTTTCGGCAGTGGGGCCAGTGCCGCTGCGGTGGTCGGCGACTCCGCCCTCTGGGTGCAGCCTGAGGATGCCATCAAGAAACTCGTTCCCAACTATCCCCTCATGTGGGCGCTCCTGGGCGTCGCCAGGATGCCCGATGCCGGCGCCGAGCTCCGCGGCCTCACCCACGCCGACCTTACGGCCTGGCAGTACGTGCACGGCCCCGACACCGTCGAGTATTCCCGCACGAGCGGCACGCCGGTGAAGTTCCGCGCGGACGTGCGTTCCGCGGGCAAGATCGTCGGCCGGGTCGAGACGACCCTTGGTCCCGACGGCCTGCCGGCGACATCACGCCTCACGGTGCCGTCGGCGCCGGCCCGGCTCGATCTGACCTTCACGAAGACTTCCAGGACCGATCCGTTTGCGCCGGACATCTGGTCACCGCCGGCCAAGCACTGATCAGCGCGTGCCGAAGCTCGTGCCCGCCGCGGGTTGGCTCGCGCCGGCGGCATTGCGGGTGGTTGCGGTCTCGGTGGTGGTCGCGCTGGCCGGTTGCGCGTACGGTTTTGCGGGCGGCGGGCTGCCGCCCGACATCCGGACCGTTGCCGTGCTGCCGTTCGATAACCTGACGCCCGAACCTACCCTCACGCAGGAAGTGCAGGATGCCGTGCGGCAAGCGATGCAGAACCGACTCGGTCTGCGGCCGGCCGGCGAGAGCTCCGCAGATGCCATCGTCCGGGGCGTGATCTCCCGCTACGAGCCGGATCTGCCCATTTCGTACAACGGCACGCAGAACAATCAGGTGGACGTGAACCGCCGGTTGGTCCAGATCGTCGTCTCGGTGGAGATCGTGAGCCAGAAGAAGAACAAGACAATCTGGCAGCGGCAGGGACTCACACTCCAGGGCGACTACGCGCCAGGCCAGGAGACGGAAGGCCGCAGCAAGGCATACGATCAGTTGCAGACCAATATCGTCGAGGGAGCGCAATCTCAATGGTGACGATCGCGGATCGGAACCGCCGGGGCGCCGGCAGCCTCGGGTGCCTGCTGTCGCTGCTCGTTCTGGTCATCGCCCTTTACTACGGTGTCAACATCGGCGAGGTGTACTGGCGGTACTACCAACTGGTCGACGAGATGCAGGTGAACGCGCGCGTGGCACCCGGCATCACCGACGACGTGATCCAGCGGCGCCTCGACGCCAAGGTGGGCGACATCTTCGGGCCCGGCCGCCGAATTCCTTTCCGGATCATCCGCGGCAGCCGCGACTTCGTCGTCCAGGCGCAGTACCGCGACAGCGTGAGCCTGCCATTGTTCAAGCACACCTTCGTGCTCCGGCCCCGCGCCGAAGAGCCGCTCTGATCGGAGCCGGTTCTGCCGCGTCCCGACGGAAGAGCGAACGACCAGCTCCGCCCGCTGGTGCTGGAGCGCGGCGCCAATCCCTACGCCGAAGGATCCTGCCTGATCCGCACGGGCGGAACCCTCGTCCATTGCACGGCAAGCGTGGCCGAGGGTGTGCCGCCGTTCAAGAAGGGCAGCGGCGAGGGATGGGTCACCGCCGAGTACGCCATGCTCCCCCGCGCGACGCAGGAACGCACTCCCCGGGAGCGCAGTGGCCCGGGTGGTCGGACGCATGAGATCCAGCGGCTCATCGGTCGCTCGCTCCGCGCCGCGATGTCGAGCATGACGTTTGGCGAATACACCATCCGGGTGGATTGCGACGTCCTGCAGGCCGACGGCGGCACCCGGACCGCCAGCATCACCGGTGGGTGTGTGGCACTCGCCGACGCGTGCGCCTGGCTCGCGGCGCAGACCGGCGCCCCTTCGCCCTTCGGCCGGCTCGTGGGCGCCGTCTCGGTCGGCATGGTCGATGCGGAGCTCCGACTCGACCTCGCCTATCTCGAGGACCGGGACGCGGGCGTCGACTTCAACGTCGTGATGCTCGAGCCGGACGATTTCGTCGAAGTGCAGGGGACCGGCGAGCACGGCACCTTCTCCCGCGCCGAGCTCCGCGCCCTCGTAGATCTCGCCGAGCGCGGCATCGCCGATCTCTTTGCTGCCCAGCGCCGCGCCCTGGGCTGGTGAAACTCCTCGTCGCCACCCGAAGCGTTGGCAAGCAGCGCGAGGTGCGCCGCCTCCTCGCCCCGCTTGACCTGGAGCCGACGTTTCCCGACGATCTCGGCATTCCGATCGACCCCGCGGAGGACGCCCTGGAGCTCGGCGAGACGTACGCCGAGAACGCGCGCGCCAAGGCCGAGTACTTTGCCCGTCGCACCTTCCTTCCCACAGTGGCCGACGATTCTGGCCTCGAGGTGATCGCGCTGGGCGGCGCTCCCGGCGTCCGGTCGAAACGCTGGGCGCTCGACGCGCTCGGCGCCGCCTCCCTCCACGGTAGCGCGCTCGACGACGCGAACAACGCGGCGTTGCTCGCCCGGCTGGCCGGCGCGCCGCCATCCCGGCGGCTCGCACGCTATCGCTGCGTACTCGCCTACCTCCCGGCGCCCACCGCGCCGGCAGAGCTGTTCGAGGGGGCCTGCGCGGGCACGCTGCTCGAGGAGCCGCGCGGCAGCCGCGGGTTCGGATACGATCCGCTTTTCTTCAGCGCGGATCTGGGGAAGACCTTTGGGGAAGCCGAGGACGCCGAGAAAGACGCGGTAAGTCACCGGGGGCGGGCATGGCGGGCGCTCGCGGCTCGCCTCCGGTAATCGCGCGCGTGAGCGCCGGCCGCTCGAGAATCGCGGCGGCCAGATGGTCGGCCGCCAACGCGTGCGCGGCCGCGCTCCAGTGCCAATCGTGCCGAAATCGATAGATCGGCCGTCCGGCAGCGGTGCGTTCGAGCAGCGGCAGCGGATCGTAGACCGGGATGTTGAGCCGCGCGCAGAACGCCGCAACCGAGTCGTTGAGCTCGTGGTCGGAGGCGGAAAAGTCGCCGGAATCCTCCTGCCCCGCGATCAGCATGACGATCATCGGCACGCCGCCTGTCGTGGTGAGCGAATCCAGGGCGGTGAGCTCGCTGTCGATCGCGGCCAGGTACTCGGTCGCCCCACCGGCCGCCGGGTGCGCCCCCGGCTCCGGACTTGCC encodes:
- a CDS encoding thioesterase family protein, with the protein product MSGQAERIAVSETFVRVNYSETDQMGVVYHARYLVWLDVARCEHLRLTGLSYRELEASGLRLAVGDLAIRYRNAAHYDDRIRVRCWVRDVASRRIGFGYAVDRIDQPADAGQLLATATVTLFPLDRTMALTRLPDELARRLTAVPDPVRVT
- a CDS encoding peptidylprolyl isomerase → MSGAAARGRGRGTLRHLAAAALALLGSSSAVAAPLGAQSANSGRADRVGQLAALLAAEDARAYDAALLSRGVQSPAPLVRRHAALAIGRIGDRRGTHLLVPLLTDPDTAVGADAAFALGLLRDTAAVPALARRLFRAPFRDAAESAEAATAIARIGGGDAAAAVARLLSRTRPVPRAAIAAALLEAWRLEEAAPIPQLLRYSRSPSDALRWRAVYSLARLRAPAAALDLAAALDDRLARVRALAARALVRRFVTESGLDAADVSAKLARLTADDDPGVRIHAMLALATYADSGFGPVVAPGLDDSFPNARVAAATALGRLGGTVAVHALAAAAHDSVQPWAVRREALLALAHSDTAAFAVAARDWTASGDWRDRAAAAEGWVESGGTARAGTGEPAWLRDPDSRVVAWGLQAWTGAVEGPDPVLVAVARPRLAAPDAAVRSLAADVLARAADPRDVPALIAAYHAAKRDSFPEAALSALSALAAIAKTSDSAAAALREGFVADVPGPENYLLRAWAERNWPALAERWGPAHPIATGRDASAYQSIVRRFIVGAASKRLLRVAFETEERGTFTVELLGADAPLTAAHFLELVDAGFFDGNRWHRVVPDFVIQDGDPRGDGWGGPPGAIRDEINRVRYDGPVLGMALSGPDTGNSQWFVNLSPQPHLDGSYTVFGRVVDATASALYDLTQGDRIIAVRRLP
- a CDS encoding DUF4136 domain-containing protein — translated: MPKLVPAAGWLAPAALRVVAVSVVVALAGCAYGFAGGGLPPDIRTVAVLPFDNLTPEPTLTQEVQDAVRQAMQNRLGLRPAGESSADAIVRGVISRYEPDLPISYNGTQNNQVDVNRRLVQIVVSVEIVSQKKNKTIWQRQGLTLQGDYAPGQETEGRSKAYDQLQTNIVEGAQSQW
- the rph gene encoding ribonuclease PH, whose amino-acid sequence is MPRPDGRANDQLRPLVLERGANPYAEGSCLIRTGGTLVHCTASVAEGVPPFKKGSGEGWVTAEYAMLPRATQERTPRERSGPGGRTHEIQRLIGRSLRAAMSSMTFGEYTIRVDCDVLQADGGTRTASITGGCVALADACAWLAAQTGAPSPFGRLVGAVSVGMVDAELRLDLAYLEDRDAGVDFNVVMLEPDDFVEVQGTGEHGTFSRAELRALVDLAERGIADLFAAQRRALGW
- a CDS encoding non-canonical purine NTP pyrophosphatase, which produces MKLLVATRSVGKQREVRRLLAPLDLEPTFPDDLGIPIDPAEDALELGETYAENARAKAEYFARRTFLPTVADDSGLEVIALGGAPGVRSKRWALDALGAASLHGSALDDANNAALLARLAGAPPSRRLARYRCVLAYLPAPTAPAELFEGACAGTLLEEPRGSRGFGYDPLFFSADLGKTFGEAEDAEKDAVSHRGRAWRALAARLR